Proteins from a single region of Ziziphus jujuba cultivar Dongzao chromosome 1, ASM3175591v1:
- the LOC107435919 gene encoding G-type lectin S-receptor-like serine/threonine-protein kinase At4g27290: MENLLSLFLTTFILFSFFKNASAVDVIAQTHSISDGKSSLVSKGGSFKLGFFSPGKSKNRYLGIWYNNIRDKTVVWVANRDKPINDSSGILKMNTTGSNFVLLGQNNNSVFWSTNASKQAQSPILQLLDSGNLVLRDEKDENAQNYLWQSFDYPCDTLLPGMRLGWDLRTGLNRRLTSWKSEDDPSPGDVTWEMELHSFPETVMWKGSKEFFRSGPWNGIRLSGKPIKSLPLLKYSFVSNEDEVYTMINMVNDSLIGIMVLNRTSSPFLRQSLIWSDIDKKWTLYAGLPRDQCDSYGLCGDNGNCVLSASPVCQCLERFRPKLQEKWNINDWSDGCARNKPLKYCQINDRFAKYEGLKLPDTTHTWINRSMNLKECRAKCLSNCTCMAYTNTDVREGGSGCAIWFGDLIDMKQIPGGGQSLYVRVSASELEAKDEKWMVGVIVAAVAAIVLVMLLVGYYIWRRRTDFEGEENEGKKEDLELPSFDLSVIASATDNFSLSNKLGEGGFGPVYKGRLADGQEIAVKRLSRTSGQGLRELKNEVILIAKLQHRNLVRLLGCCIQGAENLLIYEFLPNKSLDFFIFDQTQGKLLDWSKRFNIICGVAKGLLYLHQDSRLRIIHRDLKASNVLLDGGLNPKISDFGLARTFGGDETEGNTKRVVGTYGYMAPEYAIDGLFSIKSDVFSFGILMLEIISGKRSKGLYHINHSLNLIGHAWRFWKEGRPLELIDENIGDSYIESEVLRSIQISLLCMQLRPEDRPTMSSVVQMLGSERPLPQPTEPGLCLGKNSYAGDSASTTQLPSVNGVTITLLEGR, translated from the exons ATGGAAAACCTTCTTTCTCTGTTTCTCACTACTTTCATACTCTTTTCCTTCTTCAAAAACGCTTCTGCAGTCGATGTCATTGCTCAAACCCACTCCATTTCTGATGGAAAGTCCTCCTTGGTTTCCAAAGGTGGAAGCTTTAAACTGGGTTTTTTCTCTCCCGGCAAGTCCAAGAACCGCTACTTGGGAATTTGGTACAATAATATCCGAGATAAAACTGTTGTTTGGGTGGCCAACCGGGACAAACCGATCAACGATTCATCTGGGATACTGAAGATGAACACCACAGGCAGCAATTTTGTTCTTCTGGGTCAGAACAACAACTCTGTTTTTTGGTCTACAAACGCGTCGAAACAAGCTCAAAGTCCTATACTACAGCTTTTGGATTCTGGGAATCTTGTCCTGAGAGATGAGAAAGATGAAAATGCACAGAACTACCTGTGGCAAAGCTTTGACTATCCTTGTGACACATTGTTACCGGGAATGAGACTTGGATGGGACTTGAGGACTGGCCTTAATCGGCGGCTAACATCTTGGAAGAGTGAAGATGATCCATCTCCTGGGGACGTTACCTGGGAAATGGAGCTTCATAGCTTTCCTGAGACAGTAATGTGGAAAGGCTCAAAGGAATTCTTTAGAAGTGGACCATGGAATGGTATTCGATTAAGTGGCAAACCCATAAAATCACTTCCCCTTTTGAAGTACAGTTTTGTCTCCAATGAAGATGAGGTTTATACAATGATCAACATGGTAAACGAttctttgattggaataatGGTTTTGAACAGGACGAGCAGCCCCTTTCTTCGCCAGTCCTTGATATGGTCAGATATAGATAAGAAATGGACTCTCTATGCAGGACTTCCAAGAGACCAATGTGATAGTTATGGCCTCTGTGGTGACAATGGAAATTGTGTTCTCAGTGCCTCACCGGTCTGTCAATGTTTAGAGAGATTCAGGCCTAAATTGCAAGAGAAATGGAACATAAATGACTGGTCTGATGGGTGTGCTAGGAACAAGCCATTAAAGTACTGCCAGATAAATGATCGGTTTGCCAAATATGAAGGGCTAAAGTTGCCAGACACCACACATACTTGGATCAATAGGAGCATGAATCTCAAGGAGTGTAGAGCCAAATGCTTGAGCAACTGCACATGCATGGCCTATACAAACACAGATGTTAGAGAAGGAGGGAGTGGCTGCGCCATCTGGTTTGGTGATCTTATCGATATGAAACAGATTCCTGGTGGAGGACAGTCTCTTTATGTTCGGGTTTCTGCTTCAGAGCTAG AGGCGAAAGATGAGAAGTGGATGGTTGGAGTGATAGTTGCGGCTGTGGCTGCTATAGTACTTGTAATGCTTTTAGTTGGCTATTACATTTGGAGGAGGAGGACAGACTTTGAAG gtgaagaaaatgaaggaaaaaaggaagacCTGGAGCTCCCATCTTTTGACCTGTCGGTAATAGCTAGTGCCACAGATAACTTCTCACTTAGCAACAAACTTGGTGAAGGTGGTTTTGGACCTGTATACAAA GGTAGATTGGCAGATGGACAAGAAATAGCTGTGAAGAGGCTTTCAAGGACTTCTGGACAAGGATTGAGGGAATTAAAAAACGAAGTGATATTAATCGCCAAACTGCAACACCGAAATCTTGTAAGGCTTCTTGGATGTTGCATTCAGGGAGCAGAGAACTTGCTGATTTATGAATTCCTGCCGAACAAAAGCTTAGACttcttcatttttg ATCAAACTCAAGGTAAACTGTTAGATTGGTCTAAGCGGTTCAACATTATCTGTGGGGTTGCTAAGGGGCTTCTCTACCTTCATCAAGATTCCAGATTGAGAATTATACATAGAGATCTCAAAGCAAGTAATGTTCTACTTGATGGTGGGTTGAACCCAAAAATCTCAGATTTTGGGTTGGCTAGAACTTTTGGTGGAGATGAAACTGAAGGAAACACAAAAAGAGTAGTTGGAACCTA TGGTTATATGGCACCTGAATATGCTATTGATGGGCTATTCTCCATCAAATCTGATGTTTTTAGTTTTGGTATACTAATGCTGGAGATAATAAGTGGAAAGAGAAGTAAAGGCCTCTATCATATAAACCACAGCCTTAACCTTATTGGACAT GCATGGAGGTTTTGGAAAGAAGGAAGGCCTTTAGAACTGATTGATGAAAATATTGGGGACTCTTACATTGAATCTGAAGTGCTGCGCAGCATCCAAATCAGTCTCCTTTGTATGCAATTGCGTCCCGAGGACAGGCCGACAATGTCATCTGTAGTTCAGATGTTAGGAAGTGAGCGTCCATTACCACAGCCTACAGAACCTGgactttgtttaggaaaaaattCATACGCAGGAGATTCTGCCTCAACTACACAACTGCCTTCTGTCAACGGAGTTACCATTACGCTCCTTGAAGGTCGATAA